The following is a genomic window from Garra rufa chromosome 4, GarRuf1.0, whole genome shotgun sequence.
tatgcaGATGCAAAACGTGAATCTCATGTAAAGAACTAAGTTTCGCATCTAGCAGGACCACGGtacataaataaacatatataaacaACAATAGAGGTAAGAGCTATTTTTAAACCTGTGTATAACTAACTTACCAAAGTGTTAATGCATAAGCAAGTCATTGAAACATTTTTTGAGCGGATCCGTTTAATCCTGATCAGCAATGCATCGGAGCGGCATTGTTCCGTTAGGtcattttaaaatgacaaaaaataaagcgGATTTCAAACTCTATAAACTCTATTGTTtagttatatattttaattttttatttttttagaaatactaAAGAAAGAccagatgcgctttctgccatctctgtctgtctctggCTGGAACTCAGCGTGTGTCTCACATAGGCTACAAGAGATATGTCTACAGAAAgcttaaaatgtctacttttaaacgaaacaattaaaaaagaaaattaaatactCCGCATTTATGTAAAATGAAGGCTTTATTTCTCTCTTAAGCCACATCCAGTACAGGTCTGTGGAGATGCGAGTCATCACTGTGAAATAAAACATTCgcctagtttattaataaaaaaaaagataaaacattaaaacatctcCTTTTTGTATACATTAATTAGTTAAATAATGGCCTAAACGAATGTTTTTACTATTAGTTACAGTTAGACGTCTCTGTTCAAGGTTTTAAAGCGTTCTATACGCATTTCCAGAGTCGGATAATGGTCACGTCCGTAAGGCGGATTAATCAGCTGAGACATAAAAgggaaaatgtaaacaaaatttatattttaggTTTTGTAAATAGCCAGCCCTTGTCAATTCGGCAGATATTGTTACTTCTGCTCTGTGCACTGTAAATcgcagaaattttacaaaatatgttgtGTCCCAAAAACTCCTGTCTTTCtttgtcacgtccgtaacgcatGTGTATTTccctcatttaaaatataaaacagggtTTTAGACTGAAACTTTTCTGATGTCTAGACTCTATTTTTAGGGATTTCGAAAAATATAAAGAGATGGTTTAATATATTGGTAAAGAATAAAATTTATGAAAATTTATATTTCAGGTTTTGACCTTGAATGTCACCGTCTGTAATGCTGGAATTGCTCAATTTACAAAAAGCCTTTGATAACACCGAGCTAAAAACAGGTAATGATACTCACCTGTGTATTTTGGCCGTGTCATTCAGAAAGCAGAAGTCCGAAAGCTTGCCCTTCCCCTCCGACATGTAGGCGATGAAATTTTTAATCCGGTAAATTTGACCACCCACATTTTCCCTCAGCTTGCGGGTGGGATCCGGGCCCAACAGGTACCGACTGTATCCCTCCATTAATTCATCTGCACGCAAAAGAGCAAAGGCACAGTTAGCCcagtaataaaaaatagtaataacatAGTAGTTACATAGTAATGAGAAGAACAAGAGCAGCGTCAGACTCACTTAGAACCGTCACGTGGTCGGGATACTGAGGGGGGCTTTTTTCCCGCGCGGTGCTGGGCTTGTCTGCGCTGACGGAGGGCTCCTCGCATGGGGTTTCTGTGGGCTGCTCACTGGTGGAGGGCTCACAAGGACCGGAGGCCTGTTCGGGAGGCTGAGCGGCCTCTTCTTCATTATCAAAAGTAGAGAGGAGTTTCCGCACCACCTGACCGACACGGACAGCGCCCGACGGGGTCGACCTCCTCGACAGGGTGCGGAAGCGCCTGGTGACATTTCTTAAACTGTCAGTCAGAATGTCGACCAGTTTGTTCAGGTCTGCCACCTGGGATCTAAGAAACTCTTTTTGTTTCTTACACCCCATGTTTCCGCACTCCTCTTCCTCCTGATCTTCACGGTCAGGTGGCACGTCAGCCTCTTCTGTCTGCTGGCACTCCTCCAGGTCCAGGGTGGACACCATCGGAATCTCTGGGTTGGAGGCCCTCAAGGCGGTCAACTTGTTTATAACCACCCTCCGTTTGCATCGGAGGATTGCGTCCTCCTGCTCCACCACCGATATTTCGCTATGCGTTCGTATGTGGCGGTCAAGGCGGTTGGAAGACTTGCCGCATTCAGGAATCGGGCAGTTGCCCGCCCGGGCGTTGATGCGGCCTGACTCGATGGCTAGCAGAAGCTTCCTCTCCTCCTTATTGTGCACATTGTGCGTAGTTAGGAGGTGCTGGCTGAGACGGCCATACATTCTACAACAGATTGGACAAGTTTCAACGGGCATCTTGTCAATGCGCAAAACAGCACAGGAAAGTATATGTTTGTACTTCGGGGATTGGCGTTGAATGAATGGGCTCTCAGGCTTTAGAAAGCACTTTATTCCACATTTAAAGTTCAATCAGTTTCCTGGTTAAAGTAATTGACTCCACACTTAATCTGAAAATATATTGAGTTTTAAAGCAATTGAGTCCACACTTAATCTGAAAATAGATTGAGTTTTAAGGCAATTAACTACACACAGAATTATTGCAAACttaaataatgggctaataatGCATTGTCCACGGAAAACCTGCAGGTCAACCAAATTCCAACATCATAAAGTGACAGCTGtaatttatttgacggggcctctgcaggctttccgtggacagaccTTTTTCAAGGTAAATAGGATTCAAATATGCAATAAAATAACTGCTTgcatatatttaaacattttatttttatccataatacactaccagccaaataCATACAATATATGGCTACATTTTAGCTTTTAATCTATAGATTGGTTAGTTTGTTTTGTATGTAGAATATAATCTGTAATATtgaaaaaataagtgtgtgtgtgtgtgtgtgtgtgtatattctTCATGCATGAAGCATTATATTCTTAACAGATGGATTAGTTTTTGTTTGTCTGCAGAAAATGGCTAATTATCAGCTCATCCTAACTATTGATATTGATGATTTTCAGTTCTGCAATTCGGTTAATGACTGTGATTTTTTAGTAATGGCTTCATTATTTTAATGGGAGAAACCATTTTCAGAACAAGCCAACTAAAGCACAACtatgtaaatatgtttttatatgtaAAGTAAATAAGCTTTTATATCAAATTAGAGCTGTGAGGCTTCCATAATTATTGTTTTTTGGTTAAATTACTgccaacaaataaataatatataaagttTATCTAAATCGATTCAAGAGATCATTTCTTAACCATATGCCAAAACCAATACATAGACATGTATTACTCTACACAGACAAAGAAGCatattattaaatacttttaaaaaaatataattgtatgTTTGAATCAGTGTTTAAAAGCACACATATAACTTCAAATTTTTTGGGTTAGTAAATAGACACACTGTAGGCACAGCACCATTCAAGCCTGTGTAGTGAAAGACTTCAACACCCAGAATTCATTGCAGCAAAACAAACATGGCGACCTACGGTTGCTTTCATTTTGAACAAACGGAATATCAGATTGAAACAGATAAAACGATCAAACATATCTTTTTCGGACTGAATTCAACAGCGTGTTCTAAACCTGCTGATGCTGCAAGAAGCGTGCAACACCGTTCAGCAAATAGCTTAGCGTGCTGCTGTGTTGACACACGTGCCCAGATGTGTAGAGGcaataggtgtgttcgagctcatgctgcgctgcgcagagtcggggaggagctgaaaacggagccgtcaagtcggacaagttggggatctcgttgcttcctcaaacatggcagatcacgtggcgtttgcctactttattgcagatgaattggaagctatataaataccttttttgttggaagaaatgcagcacatgcaagtgaagcagcaactacagatttcagcatcaatcagtgttgaccacattccataaaaaatattacttaaatatgtagctgaatactataagtggtctgtatgaaaaaagtacaataataaacttatgcacaaatccaatataaagaatttaagggagtaaaatgtactgcagtcaaaagatcgtaaactatttacgaaatggcatgcaaattgatttgttctgcacgaaacacgcgtgatcatcgtcatgtggtgaatgtggccaatcgtgagaagctgtgacgtcatcacagcctggcgcagtcccttctgaaatgctgcgctggctgagcaagccggctgttctcgaaacgctctcgcgttactttgatgccacacgtgaacgtcacgtggtgtcgacgccggttcaagtcggacaaaatttctaacctgCACTACTTCAaatcagccgccgatcggtccgcgcagcgctgcatgaagtcgaacgcacctaatgtTTTGGTGCTGAGCGACCAATCACAATCGTGTTTCGGGGCTGGAGGCGGAGATGAGCCCGCCCCCTGACGTAAATACACTAAGCACTTGTGGAGATCTGTcactaggtgcgttcgacttcatgcggcgccgccagaaatcggctgccgccttacaaaacaatgcattctggtaagatcatttgtccgactttgatcggcgctgcagccgcctttcgatcacgtgtgccatcaaagtaccgtgagagcaaaacgagagcagccgcagaggtcaggcgctgcagctgcttaaaaccggctgcgaaagccttgatgacgacacactttattctcattggtcagattatgtgacgacaagcacgacgtgtgctgtgtgttttttcttaaaaaagttcctgtatgtaatcaatctttatatcgaatatctgatattcaaacaaaacattaatgatgaaaatgaagattaggcgatatggtaaacaTATATTCTTATTGTTTAAGAGTTCAAATTAAAGTATACTGCTAAGAAAAATGTTTCAGCACACTACGGAAACCTATAAGTGTCCGACCTGacggccgtctctttactcctcccccgactgcaaggggctgctctcgccagccggcggcaggctagtgtagtgcatctcgaacgcacctcatgtcttttgaatatctctTCAAGCGGACATATACATTCTCTTTTGCTGGAACGCGTTCTTCGATTGCTTAATTTGAAAATGGCTGAATCTCAGAAAAGGTAAGGCTTGTTTTTTTGTCCGTAGCTAATTGTGATTGTATTATGTTAAAACTGTTAAAGCTATACATTTGAATGCGCCCTGTGACATCAGTtagtaaaataacataaaaacgaaacaaactaacaaacaccttttccaaaaaaaaaaaaaaaaagctttgttaAAGTCTGGTAAAAGTATcaaagtattttaaaaaaaatgtaacgtAGTGAAATCAGGGGTAAACCAAGATATTCCATAAAAAAAAGCTTAcaccaaaattattaatttatttttatgtaatactTCTTGTAATTCTATTTGTTTTTTAGGTTTAACGCCCAGTATTTGTGTAAAGTTTAATTTGTGTAGCATTTCTTTTGTTTACAGTATTCTTTTTTTCAGAACAGTAGGCTATATAAGCTtgagtgtttttctttttgttttttgttaaaacCCTGCATGTGGGACATTTTATCCATAGTCCTctataatccccccccccccccaaaaaaaaaaagaaacaaagatgtGGCCACATTTTCAGCAGGTATGAATTGGGGGTGGGGGTTTCAAACTTACCTGTATGACAACACAGGCCTGAATCAGGTCATTTCTGAAGGGCTGAAACATTACACATAAAACACTTTTGCATATATGCAAGCTGTTATTTTATTGCTTATTTGAAtcaatgtaatttactcctgtgatcaaagctgaatctgAATACTGAATTACATGTGCAGTAAATTGAAATTATACCCTCAAAAGCATGTCAAACAGGGCAATCcactctgtgtgtgtgagtgtgtgtgtctgtttcttTTCCAGGAAAGTATATATGCTTTACTaaatttaaatgttgttttgtcTGTTTCTTGAAGGTCTGCTGCTGATCGCAACCTGGTTTACTGTTTACGGTGCTTCAAGCCACAGGAAAACCTCTCTGTTCATCTGGCTAGGGTTTGTATGAAAACCAACACGCCAGATGAAAGAGCTGAGGAGCTGCATAAAGCCAAGGTATCCAATAGGGAATGGGTATGCACAAGCAGGACCTGGGATTACCAGGAGCTCTGTCAGATCCTGCCTGAAAGTACCTCGCGGCTCAACATGACCAAGGAGCTTCTCCGGCGAGGAGAATCCTCAACTGGTCTTAGACCCTGCGGTTACCACCACTTCAGTCTCTCACAGCATGCAAGACTGTCAGAAGATCCTGACCGCTGCAAAAGCAGACTTCCTCAGGATACGAGGAAACCTGCTGAAGGGCGGCGAGGTGTCCGGGGCGGAGAAGACCCTTTACCGGTATTACTGCGAGGCAGTCTTGGTTTTTCCGTCACCTTCAGGGCCCTGGAGCTGTGGAAGTCTTGACTGTGAGTTCATCTATTGTAGCAAGTTGTCCCTCATGATATGCTGTAATTTTTTGACATGAGTACGATTTGGCAATTAAAATATTTCCATGTTTTCTAGGATGCAGACTGGGTGGAGAGGTTGCAGCATGGTGGCAGGGTTGTGTTTGGCATCAGCAGCCGCGCAACAGCTAGAAAGCAGGCTCCCACGTTCGCCCTGTCCTCCACAGAGGAAGCTGTAAGGCCTTACATATCTTATTAGACTGATTCTCTGACTACAGTATGAAGCAATGCATGTGCTGTTTTATTGTAATGCACAAAGATTTTTTGGTTTCAGTACTAGTTTATAACAGTCTGTTCTATTTTCACAGTGGTTTCAGCTGTACTTCAGAGAGATACGGCCAGAAAACATTCGGCCTGATAAAACCTGCAATCGTTTTTTCATGTCACCGGCCGGCGAAGGAGTGTGCAACGTCACAAAGGATCTCAACCGCCTCCATGAAATGTATGTGGCCCCGCAGATCCGCATAGATTTCCAATATCTTACCGGTCACAGTGAATATTCATAAATAATCTTTTATTTCTTAATGCAGGTATAAGCTGCCCGCCATCAGGAGCAATGACATGCGGAAGGCAGTGGAGGCGGCTGCTGCTCAAACACTGCCAGCAGACCAACAGCAGGCAGTGAAAGAGTACCTAACCCTCAGGGTGCCGGCGGCAAAGAATGCAACAGCCACAGTTTGTGTGCTGCTGGACTCCTTGGCGGGGTAGGTCATTTCATCCAGTGGTTCAACATGATTGTGTTTTCCCaatgttatataatttttttatttttttaaacttgtttttcCTTCCTTTTGCAGCTTTACATCAGACGATGGCACTCCCGGAACCAGCACCGAGAACAGAGACTTCTCTGCATTTGTCTCGCAATTTCCTGTGTAACTGGACGGCCAGTttcttttcgtggtcacattctttagattacagatggacgaataggcttttcatg
Proteins encoded in this region:
- the LOC141333390 gene encoding uncharacterized protein; this encodes MPVETCPICCRMYGRLSQHLLTTHNVHNKEERKLLLAIESGRINARAGNCPIPECGKSSNRLDRHIRTHSEISVVEQEDAILRCKRRVVINKLTALRASNPEIPMVSTLDLEECQQTEEADVPPDREDQEEEECGNMGCKKQKEFLRSQVADLNKLVDILTDSLRNVTRRFRTLSRRSTPSGAVRVGQVVRKLLSTFDNEEEAAQPPEQASGPCEPSTSEQPTETPCEEPSVSADKPSTAREKSPPQYPDHVTVLNELMEGYSRYLLGPDPTRKLRENVGGQIYRIKNFIAYMSEGKGKLSDFCFLNDTAKIHRPVLDVA